TATGTTTCAGTCGATGGGGGAATGACAGATAATTTAAGGCCTGCATTATATGGTGCACGCTATGAAGCGATGCTTGCAAACCGTGCAAATGTAGCAAACGAAGAAGTTGTCTCAATTGCAGGGAAATGTTGTGAGAGCGGAGATATGTTAATATGGGATGTTTATCTTCCGCAAGTAGTCTCTTCAGATCTATTAGCGGTGTCTTGTACAGGTGCATACGGGTATTCTATGGCAAATAATTATAATCGGATTCGTAGGCCAGCCGTTGTATTTGCGAAAGATGGAACATCTCAAGTGGTAGTGGAGCGCGAGTCGTATGAAAATATAATTGGGAACGATCGCATACGTATAAAAGAGCTCGTTTAAAATAAAAAGGAGTTGTTCAAAAGGGAACAATTCCTTTTTTAAATAAAAAAATATAAAATATATCGGAAAACTAGGATTGAAAAAAATCAGAATTATGATACAATACGAATTACAAAGCTTATCAAGAGAAGCGGAGGGAACTGGCCCTATGAAGCTCAGCAACCTGCTCATAGCAGTAGCAAGGTGCTAAGTCCAGCAAAATGGCATCCATTTTGAAAGATAAGGTAACATATATTACCGAACAGTCTTTTCGAAATGGAAAAGATTTTTTTATGAATAAAAAGGGGGACTGTTCGTGGGAGTGCGTGGACATTTTGATGAAGTAGCTGAAAAGATTCAAGCGATGCTTGCTGATATGAAATATGGTTCTGTTACAATTGTTGTGCAAGATGGAAAAGTGATTCAATTAGAAAAAAGTGAAAAGGTACGCTTGAAATAAAAGCGCTGACTAGAAAAACTAGAGGCGGTTTTAATCTATTTTATTGGATTAAAACCGTCTTTTTGCTTTTTATAGGGGGAAAAACATGTTGACATATGAAACGTGGGAAGAAGACAGTATGTCTTTTTCTGAGAGAGATGAAACGAAAGGGGCGTTAGCTGTATTAGAGTGGGCGTATAA
The window above is part of the Bacillus cytotoxicus NVH 391-98 genome. Proteins encoded here:
- a CDS encoding YezD family protein; amino-acid sequence: MGVRGHFDEVAEKIQAMLADMKYGSVTIVVQDGKVIQLEKSEKVRLK